The proteins below are encoded in one region of Paenacidovorax monticola:
- a CDS encoding acyltransferase encodes MLLGVPDFTSAHAGIDRLGAGCRIDPSVSVMRFSQRDDVVCLGDGVSLYAQTRLVLGDVVADPCVGLHIGARTIVNVGCYLSGEGGLEIGEDVLIGPHVKLLSAGHAIDEGDMVIARNRITRARIVVEDGAWIGAGATVLEGVRIGRGAVVAAGALVRQDVPAGMVAAGMPARVIRARRLHGLPGQAAEQDSVLRRLWSRLLGGGRGRGLCE; translated from the coding sequence ATGTTGTTGGGCGTCCCCGATTTCACCTCTGCCCACGCGGGTATCGACCGGCTGGGTGCCGGCTGCCGGATCGATCCGTCGGTGTCCGTGATGCGCTTCAGCCAGCGTGATGATGTGGTGTGCCTGGGGGACGGGGTGAGCCTCTATGCCCAGACGCGCCTGGTGCTGGGGGACGTGGTGGCCGACCCCTGCGTGGGCCTGCACATCGGTGCGCGGACCATCGTCAACGTGGGCTGCTATCTGTCGGGCGAAGGGGGGCTGGAAATCGGCGAGGACGTGTTGATCGGCCCCCATGTCAAGCTGCTGTCGGCTGGACATGCCATCGACGAAGGGGACATGGTCATTGCGCGCAACCGCATCACCCGGGCCCGAATCGTCGTGGAAGACGGTGCCTGGATCGGGGCGGGCGCGACGGTGCTCGAAGGGGTCCGGATTGGCCGCGGTGCCGTGGTGGCCGCCGGGGCGCTGGTGCGCCAGGATGTCCCCGCGGGCATGGTGGCCGCGGGCATGCCCGCGCGCGTGATCCGCGCCCGGCGGCTGCATGGGCTGCCTGGACAGGCCGCAGAGCAGGATTCGGTGCTTCGGCGCCTGTGGTCCCGCCTCCTGGGTGGTGGGCGCGGACGGGGGCTGTGCGAATGA
- a CDS encoding methyltransferase domain-containing protein, which produces MTNIERYDYAFDPDGEAWAARLLHRLPPSGSVLELGPGPGAMTRVMLDRGYQVTVVENDPDALQVLKALGVETIAGDLDRTDWVDGLAGRRFDAVLACDVLEHLRRPDEVLRILGNHLQPMGRLIVSIPNIAYAGVVAALRNGVFDYADKGQLDHTHVRFFTKRSIEKVLLDCSWTPRHWEANRVPIEGSEFAWCWSSLSEAQRQSLQAGWLDFDVYQWMVVATPSADAPAWEVAEARSSAEKLREELQALTLVYQQEHASLLEHQHAFSEAKDIIGKLQVEVKALRAAMDTLQAEKEEALAPLAKAQRPRAGGSWRQRLRRVLGRGA; this is translated from the coding sequence TTGACCAACATTGAGCGATACGACTACGCATTCGACCCGGACGGCGAGGCCTGGGCCGCGCGGTTGTTGCACCGCCTTCCTCCTTCGGGCTCGGTGCTGGAGCTCGGGCCGGGGCCTGGCGCCATGACGCGGGTGATGCTGGATCGTGGCTACCAGGTGACCGTCGTGGAGAACGATCCCGATGCGTTGCAGGTCCTCAAGGCGCTGGGCGTGGAGACGATCGCGGGCGATCTGGACCGCACCGACTGGGTGGACGGGCTGGCGGGCCGGCGCTTCGATGCCGTGCTGGCGTGCGACGTGCTGGAGCATCTGCGCAGGCCCGATGAGGTGCTGCGGATTCTGGGCAACCACCTGCAGCCCATGGGCCGGCTGATCGTCTCCATCCCCAACATTGCCTACGCTGGGGTGGTCGCGGCGCTGCGCAACGGCGTTTTCGATTACGCGGACAAGGGGCAACTGGACCACACCCATGTCCGCTTCTTCACCAAGCGCAGCATCGAAAAGGTGTTGCTCGACTGCAGCTGGACGCCTCGCCACTGGGAGGCCAACCGTGTGCCGATCGAGGGGAGTGAATTCGCCTGGTGCTGGAGCAGCCTGTCCGAGGCACAGCGCCAGAGCCTGCAGGCAGGCTGGCTGGACTTCGACGTCTACCAGTGGATGGTGGTCGCGACCCCATCGGCCGATGCGCCCGCCTGGGAGGTGGCCGAGGCGCGCTCCAGCGCCGAGAAGCTCCGCGAAGAGCTGCAGGCGCTGACGCTGGTGTACCAGCAGGAACATGCGTCGCTGCTGGAACACCAGCACGCTTTCTCGGAAGCCAAGGACATCATCGGCAAGCTGCAGGTCGAGGTGAAGGCCTTGCGTGCTGCCATGGATACGCTGCAGGCCGAAAAAGAAGAGGCCCTGGCGCCGTTGGCCAAGGCGCAGAGGCCTCGGGCCGGGGGCTCGTGGCGCCAGCGTTTGCGGCGTGTCCTGGGGCGCGGGGCCTGA